A window of Mangifera indica cultivar Alphonso chromosome 11, CATAS_Mindica_2.1, whole genome shotgun sequence contains these coding sequences:
- the LOC123229729 gene encoding disease resistance protein RPV1-like gives MASSSRPQVIYDVFLSFRGEDTRNGFTSHLNAALCRMKIKTFIDDGLRRGDWISSSLVEAIEGSKISIIIFSKNYASSKWCLQELVKILECKEKYGQIVIPIFYHADPSDVRKQTGSFGDALAKLEVRFQTEEEMLQGRRWRNALTEAANISGFDSNIVRLESTLIEKIIKDVLKRLNNMCSGCKNLVGVAMKVRTIKSLLSNGSSNVCKVGIWGMGGIGKTTIANAVFNEISSQFEGFYFIQNIREESEKHGPIQLQEKLLSTLLEDEHPNIRHASTIERLGRKKVLIVFDDVTHINQINELIGDLENLGAGSQIIITTRDKQVLVSCNVDHDRICEIKGLYDDESFQLFSQHAFKQNHPIDEDYMELSNQVIRYAKGVPLALKVLGSFLLNREKYEWESTLEKLKNCPNQDIQTVLKISYDGLDVEEKNLFLDIACFFNGWDECLVRIFSSSIGLRVLIDRALITITYREVRVHDLLQEMGMEIVRQESLNKLGERSRLWLDNDVYNVLNKNKVCTKKISFQLLFYTNFLVGTDKIQGVRFNMSEIRVTDLNPHAFSKMDYLRLLIVDTSKYEGKYNNVHGFEGLQSDFTELRCLFWDFYPFQSLPSKFYPQNLVVLKMRHSELKQWTGIKDLANLKLIDLSHSEHLFELPDLSEAQNLECLILEDCTSLSEIIPPTRNLNKLVNLNLRNCKSLTSLPTGLQSKSLKDVILSGCSNLETCPMIACNMEQLCLDGTAIKELSSSIESSSRLVELNLKDCLWLESLPSSVCNLESLQQLDLSGLVYLKMVPEFPRRIEELYLDRTAIEQLSSSIENASNLVRLSLKDCSSLRSLPNGLSKLKSLKYICISGCSKLHILPEDIGHLQSLEVLEATGNSKDCLGLESLPSSIHNLNLRFLNLSGLVYLKMVPEFPRRIEELYLDGTAIEQLSSSIENASNLVRLSLKDCSSLRSLPNGMSKLKSLKYICISGCSKLHILPEDIGHLQSLEVLEANGTSIGEIPSSMTGPLSPGQSGLQFLRRLNLNHCSLTQLPNNLDRISLLRELELEGNNFENLPTSIVNLSKLKLLNIRVCNRLKSLPKLPSNIEELRADNCKRLKAISGLKNLNQRHCGRKLSFPNCVSLNWNVVRDIFHDAALDLYSDEFEVFKYEKVAGKPQGVMCFPGSEIPEWFNIQSSGSVIELPQGSFNHKKFLGFVFCVIVKGQGSSNFLNVEYEFLVKCLNEYMTFDKKLLSVGPTYIKSDHDKEVRGPFGVHSRI, from the exons atggcttcttcttctcGTCCTCAAGTAATTTACGATGTTTTTCTTAGTTTCAGAGGGGAGGACACTCGCAACGGGTTTACCAGCCACCTCAATGCAGCTTTGTGTAGAATGaagattaaaactttcattgatgatgGACTTAGAAGAGGAGACTGGATTTCGTCATCTCTTGTGGAAGCAATTGAAGGATCAAAGATTtcaatcatcattttctctaaaaactATGCTTCTTCTAAATGGTGTCTTCAAGAACTTGTAAAGATCCTCGAATGTAAGGAAAAATATGGTCAGATCGTGATACCCATTTTCTATCATGCAGATCCTTCAGATGTAAGGAAGCAAACTGGAAGTTTTGGAGATGCACTTGCTAAGCTTGAGGTACGATTTCAGACGGAGGAAGAGATGTTGCAGGGACGGAGATGGAGGAATGCTTTGACGGAAGCTGCCAATATATCtgggtttgattcaaatattgTTAG GCTTGAATCAACACttatagagaaaattattaaagatgTTTTGAAGAGATTGAATAATATGTGTTCTGGTTGCAAGAACTTGGTTGGAGTAGCAATGAAGGTTCGGACAATTAAATCTTTATTATCTAATGGGTCGAGTAATGTATGCAAAGTAGGAATTTGGGGCATGGGAGGCATTGGTAAAACAACTATTGCCAATGCAGTCTTCAATGAAATTTCAAGTCAGTTtgaaggtttttattttattcaaaacatTAGGGAAGAATCGGAGAAACATGGACCAATTCAGTTGCAAGAAAAACTTCTTTCTACATTATTAGAGGATGAACACCCCAATATAAGGCATGCTTCCACAATAGAAAGACTTGGGAGGAAAAAAGTTCTCATTGTTTTTGATGATGTAAcacatataaatcaaataaatgaattgaTTGGAGACTTGGAAAACTTGGGTGCAGGAAGTCAAATCATTATAACAACAAGAGATAAACAGGTACTTGTTAGTTGTAATGTGGATCATGATAGAATATGTGAGATTAAAGGATTATATGATGATGAATCTTTTCAACTGTTTAGCCAACATGCCTTCAAACAAAACCATCCCATCGATGAAGATTATATGGAGCTGTCAAATCAAGTAATACGTTATGCTAAAGGTGTACCATTAGCTCTTAAAGTCTTGGGTTCTTTTCTACTtaatagagaaaaatatgaatGGGAAAGTAcattggaaaaattaaaaaattgtccAAATCAAGATATCCAAACGGTACTTAAAATAAGTTATGATGGATTAGATGTTGAAGAAAAGAATTTATTTCTAGATATCGCATGCTTCTTCAATGGATGGGATGAATGTCTAGTTCGTATATTCTCTTCAAGTATTGGATTGAGAGTACTTATTGATAGAGCTCTCATAACTATTACATATAGAGAGGTAAGAGTACATGATTTGCTTCAAGAAATGGGCATGGAAATTGTTCGACAAGAATCCTTGAATAAACTGGGTGAACGTAGTCGATTGTGGCTTGATAATGATGTCTACAATGTATTGAACAAGAATAAGGTATGTACCAAAAAAATTAGCTTTCAGCTTCTATTTTATACCAATT TTCTTGTG GGAACTGATAAAATACAAGGCGTACGATTTAATATGTCTGAAATAAGAGTGACAGATTTAAATCCTCATGCTTTCTCAAAGATGGATTATCTAAGATTATTGATAGTGGATACGTCAAAATAcgaaggaaaatataataatgtgCATGGTTTTGAAGGTCTGCAATCTGATTTCACAGAATTAAGATGCCTCTTCTGGGATTTTTATCCATTCCAATCACTGCCTTCGAAATTTTATCCTCAGAACCTTGTTGTACTTAAAATGCGTCACAGCGAGCTTAAACAATGGACTGGTATCAAG GATCTTGctaatttgaaattgattgaCCTAAGTCACTCAGAGCATCTATTTGAACTTCCAGACCTCTCAGAGGCTCAAAACCTGGAGTGTTTAATTCTAGAAGATTGTACAAGTTTGTCTGAGATCATTCCTCCAACTCGGAATCTCAATAAACTTGTCAATTTGAATCTAAGAAACTGCAAAAGCCTTACCAGTCTTCCAACTGGACTTCAATCCAAGTCTTTAAAAGATGTTATTCTCTCAGGCTGCTCTAATCTCGAGACTTGTCCAATGATCGCATGTAATATGGAACAGTTGTGTTTGGATGGAACTGCGATAAAAGAATTATCTTCTTCCATTGAAAGTTCTTCCAGACTAGTTGAATTGAATCTTAAGGATTGTTTGTggcttgaaagtcttccaagcagTGTTTGTAATTTGGAATCTCTTCAACAACTTGATCTTTCTGGTTTGGTTTACCTAAAGATGGTTCCAGAGTTCCCACGGAGGATAGAAGAGTTATATTTAGATAGAACTGCGATAGAACAGTTGTCTTCATCAATTGAGAATGCATCCAATCTAGTAAGATTGAGTCTTAAAGATTGTTCAAGCCTTAGAAGTCTTCCAAACGGTTTGTCTAAATTGAAATCgcttaaatatatttgtatctCTGGTTGTTCAAAGCTTCATATATTGCCTGAAGATATTGGACATTTGCAAAGTTTGGAAGTGCTGGAAGCTACTGGAAATTCTAAGGACTGTTTAGggcttgaaagtcttccaagcagcATCCATAATTTGAATCTTCGATTTCTCAATCTTTCTGGTTTGGTTTACCTAAAGATGGTTCCAGAGTTCCCACGGAGGATAGAAGAGTTATATTTAGATGGAACTGCGATAGAACAGTTGTCTTCATCAATTGAGAATGCATCCAATCTAGTAAGATTGAGTCTTAAAGATTGTTCAAGCCTTAGAAGTCTTCCAAACGGTATGTCTAAATTGAAATctcttaaatatatttgtatctCTGGTTGTTCAAAGCTTCATATATTGCCTGAAGATATTGGACATTTGCAAAGTTTGGAAGTGCTGGAAGCTAATGGAACTTCTATAGGGGAAATACCTTCATCTATGACGGGCCCGCTATCACCAGGTCAATCAGGTTTGCAATTTTTAAGGAGATTGAACTTGAATCACTGCAGTCTTACACAGTTGCCCAATAATCTTGACCGGATATCCTTGCTCAGAGAGTTAGAATTAGAAGGAAACAATTTTGAGAACCTACCAACAAGCATCGTGAACCTTTCTAAGTTAAAGCTCCTTAACATACGTGTTTGCAATAGGCTTAAGTCTTTACCGAAGCTTCCGAGTAATATAGAAGAACTTAGGGCAGATAATTGCAAAAGGCTGAAAGCAATTtcaggtttgaaaaatcttaatcAAAGACATTGCGGAAGGAAACTCAGCTTCCCTAATTGCGTCAGTCTGAATTGGAATGTAGTCAGAGACATATTTCATGATGCTGCATTGGATTTGTACTCAGATGAATTTGAAGTATTCAAATATGAAAAG GTTGCTGGCAAGCCACAAGGTGTTATGTGTTTCCCAGGAAGCGAAATTCCCGAATGGTTTAACATTCAAAGTAGTGGATCTGTCATAGAGTTACCACAAGGTTCATTCAACCATAAGAAATTTCTGGGTTTTGTCTTCTGTGTCATTGTCAAAGGCCAAGGTTCAAGTAATTTCTTGAATGTCGAGTATGAGTTTCTCGTGAAATGCCTAAACGAATACATGACATTTGATAAAAAACTGCTTTCCGTTGGACCGACATATATTAAATCGGATCAC GATAAAGAAGTGCGGGGTCCGTTTGGTGTTCACTCAAGAATTTAA
- the LOC123229730 gene encoding uncharacterized protein LOC123229730 has translation MDRKQAWADILDSAKACLNSPWIVLGDFNSIRNSAEKFGGNNIENSYSENLSNMCREANLEDLRFSGNFFSWSNMSSATRRICCKLNRALVNDAWLLQMLFLTNLYSWITSFVLSLVGKLRYLRQLPLSFLNFWANHEGFLPMIEEVWMTDIVGCFMFRLLSKLKKLKVELRNLNKREFWNISERVKEARVELSCTQVLLNRDRSNDALRTMEKDQIGKLIFLSKAAESLAKQKSRVNWLKKGDNNSNSDGVNRLTVGEEVVLVEEVFIGSLLPENMGMLGSRELFLAPCEIDTKRESCFCALLFKIRANPIASLKEVGL, from the exons ATGGACAGAAAACAGGCTTGGGCTGACATTTTGGATTCAGCTAAGGCTTGCTTAAATTCTCCTTGGATTGTGTTGGGTGATTTTAATTCCATTCGGAACTCGGCTGAAAAGTTTGGTGGTAATAACATAGAGAACTCTTATAGTGAGAATTTAAGCAACATGTGCAGAGAGGCAAATTTGGAGGATCTCCGGTTCAGTGGCAATTTCTTTTCTTGGAGTAATATGAGCAGTGCAACTAGAAGAATTTGTTGTAAGCTCAATAGAGCCCTTGTGAATGATGCTTGGTTGTTGCAAATGCTTTTTTTGACGAACCTTTATTCTTGGATCACTTCCTTTGTATTGTCTCTAGTGGGGAAATTGAGGTACCTCAGACAACTCCCTTTAAGTTTTTTGAACTTTTGGGCTAATCATGAGGGGTTTTTGCCTATGATTGAGGAGGTGTGGATGACAGATATTGTTGGTTGCTTTATGTTTAGGTTACTTTCCAAACTAAAGAAACTCAAAGTGGAGTTGAGAAATCTCAATAAAAGGGAATTTTGGAACATCTCAGAAAGGGTCAAGGAGGCTAGAGTTGAGCTATCTTGTACTCAAGTTTTGTTAAATAGAGATAGGAGCAATGATGCTTTGAGGACTATGGAAAAAGATCAAATTGGTAAGCTTATTTTCCTAAGCAAAGCGGCGGAGAGCCTTGCGAAGCAAAAGTCTAGAGTTAATTGGCTTAAGAAGGGTGATAACAACTCCAA CTCAGACGGAGTGAATCGTCTGACAGTAGGGGAGGAAGTGGTCCTTGTTGAAGAGGTGTTTATAGGATCTTTGTTACCTGAAAACATGGGCATGCTTGGTTCCAGGGAACTCTTTCTTGCTCCTTGTGAGATTGATACAAAGCGAGAATCATGTTTCTGTGCCTTGCTTTTCAAAATTCGAGCTAATCCTATTGCATCACTTAAAGAGGTGGGTCTTTAA
- the LOC123229177 gene encoding uncharacterized protein LOC123229177 isoform X1 yields MNLDEKSSGLHQRQHEEKEVEEFNPSANNFNPSPNESSRFTSDLNEIPQYLIGSTRDKTGTNKLNPANNDGVKLKRCVIQPKLYTWGKRNRSNRIQKMNGRCKNNKRKIMRTSPILMSRKGSNSVSKGFRSSKFFKGESSSRYSIIDEEHKEAYSKGFKSSNFFIGESSSSSGLHQLQHEEKEVEEFNPSANNFNPSPNESSRFTSDLNEIPQYLIGSTRDKTCTNKLNPANNDGVKLKGCVIQPKLYTWSKRNRSNRIQKMNGRCKNNKRKIMRTSPILMSRKGSNKCHPTIIQKGLGSHLCGSMISLDEINLSSMDESKYN; encoded by the exons ATGAATTTGGATGAGAAAAGTTCTGGGTTGCATCAACGACAACACGAGGAGAAAGAAGTGGAAGAGTTCAATCCAAGTGCAAATAATTTCAACCCAAGCCCCAATGAATCCAGTAGATTTACTTCTGATTTGAATGAAATTCCTCAATATTTAATTGGATCAACAAGGGATAAGACAGGCACAAATAAGCTGAACCCTGCAAACAATGATGGGGTAAAACTGAAAAGATGTGTGATACAACCAAAGTTATACACTTGGGGCAAGCGGAACAGAAGCAACAGAATACAGAAGATGAATGGCAGGTGCAagaacaacaaaagaaaaataatgaggACCAGTCCAATATTGATGTCCAGGAAGGGATCCAATTCTGTCTCCAAAGGGTTTAGATCTTCAAAGTTCTTTAAAGGTGAATCTAGCTCAAG ATACTCTATAATCGATGAAGAGCATAAGGAAGCATACTCCAAGGGatttaaatcttcaaatttctttaTAGGAGAATCTAGCTCAAG TTCTGGGTTGCATCAACTACAACACGAGGAGAAAGAAGTGGAAGAGTTCAATCCAAGTGCAAATAATTTCAACCCAAGCCCCAATGAATCCAGTAGATTTACTTCTGATTTGAATGAAATTCCTCAATATTTAATTGGATCAACAAGGGATAAGACATGCACAAATAAGCTGAACCCTGCAAACAATGATGGGGTAAAACTGAAAGGATGTGTGATACAACCAAAGTTATACACTTGGAGCAAGCGGAACAGAAGCAACAGAATACAGAAGATGAATGGCAGGTGCAagaacaacaaaagaaaaataatgaggACCAGTCCAATATTGATGTCCAGGAAGGGATCCAACAAGTGCCATCCAACAATTATCCAAAAAGGACTGGGAAGCCACCTATGTGGCTCAATGATTTCATTAGATGAAATAAACTTATCTAGTATGGATGAGAGCAAATATAATTag
- the LOC123229177 gene encoding uncharacterized protein LOC123229177 isoform X2 translates to MTRSTCTIIDEEEVQEEAYSVSKGFRSSKFFKGESSSRYSIIDEEHKEAYSKGFKSSNFFIGESSSSSGLHQLQHEEKEVEEFNPSANNFNPSPNESSRFTSDLNEIPQYLIGSTRDKTCTNKLNPANNDGVKLKGCVIQPKLYTWSKRNRSNRIQKMNGRCKNNKRKIMRTSPILMSRKGSNKCHPTIIQKGLGSHLCGSMISLDEINLSSMDESKYN, encoded by the exons ATGACAAGATCAACATGTACCATCATTGATGAAGAGGAAGTGCAAGAGGAAGCATATTCTGTCTCCAAAGGGTTTAGATCTTCAAAGTTCTTTAAAGGTGAATCTAGCTCAAG ATACTCTATAATCGATGAAGAGCATAAGGAAGCATACTCCAAGGGatttaaatcttcaaatttctttaTAGGAGAATCTAGCTCAAG TTCTGGGTTGCATCAACTACAACACGAGGAGAAAGAAGTGGAAGAGTTCAATCCAAGTGCAAATAATTTCAACCCAAGCCCCAATGAATCCAGTAGATTTACTTCTGATTTGAATGAAATTCCTCAATATTTAATTGGATCAACAAGGGATAAGACATGCACAAATAAGCTGAACCCTGCAAACAATGATGGGGTAAAACTGAAAGGATGTGTGATACAACCAAAGTTATACACTTGGAGCAAGCGGAACAGAAGCAACAGAATACAGAAGATGAATGGCAGGTGCAagaacaacaaaagaaaaataatgaggACCAGTCCAATATTGATGTCCAGGAAGGGATCCAACAAGTGCCATCCAACAATTATCCAAAAAGGACTGGGAAGCCACCTATGTGGCTCAATGATTTCATTAGATGAAATAAACTTATCTAGTATGGATGAGAGCAAATATAATTag